The Lycium barbarum isolate Lr01 chromosome 9, ASM1917538v2, whole genome shotgun sequence genome has a segment encoding these proteins:
- the LOC132609181 gene encoding perakine reductase-like yields the protein MENNPHIQIPRVKLGTQGLEVSKLGFGCGGLSGILNAPLSHEAGCIILKEAFNKGITFFDTANIYGHEGHNEIMVGKVLKQLPREQVQLATKFGCIFSEDFQCQVKGTPEYVRQCCEESLKRLDVDYIDLYYQHRTDTSVPIEETMGELKKLVEEGKIRYIGLSEANVDTIKRAHAVHPITAVQMEYSLWTREIEEDVIPLCRELGIGIVAYSPLGHGFFGGKAITESLPAESLMGSHPRFKGENLEKNKVLYARFANLAAKHSCTPPQLALAWLLHQGDDVVPIPGTTKIKNLNANIQSLAVKLTPEDVKEIADAIPVGEVCGEREHEVMSKYKYRLANTPLK from the exons ATGGAAAACAACCCACACATCCAAATTCCAAGAGTCAAATTGGGTACCCAAGGCCTTGAG GTCTCAAAACTAGGCTTTGGTTGTGGAGGACTTTCTGGCATATTAAATGCTCCTCTGTCACATGAAGCTGGGTGCATAATCTTAAAGGAAGCATTCAACAAAGGTATCACCTTCTTTGACACAGCAAATATATATGGGCATGAGGGTCACAATGAGATAATGGTGGGAAAG GTACTGAAGCAGCTTCCTCGTGAGCAAGTCCAACTGGCGACCAAATTTGGGTGTATATTTTCCGAGGACTTCCAGTGTCAAGTCAAAGGGACTCCAGAATATGTGCGGCAATGCTGTGAAGAAAGTCTCAAGCGGCTTGATGTGGATTACATTGATTTATATTATCAGCACCGGACAGACACATCTGTGCCGATAGAGGAAACT ATGGGGGAACTCAAGAAGCTAGTGGAGGAGGGAAAGATTAGGTACATTGGCTTATCTGAAGCTAATGTGGACACAATTAAGAGGGCGCATGCTGTTCATCCCATCACTGCTGTACAGATGGAGTATTCTCTTTGGACTCGTGAGATAGAAGAGGATGTAATTCCGCTTTGTAG AGAATTAGGTATTGGGATTGTCGCATATAGCCCCCTTGGCCACGGGTTCTTTGGTGGGAAGGCAATCACAGAAAGCTTGCCTGCAGAAAGTCTGATG GGTTCTCATCCAAGGTTTAAGGGAGAGAATTTGGAGAAGAACAAAGTTCTTTATGCAAGATTTGCTAACTTAGCAGCAAAGCATAGTTGTACACCTCCTCAACTAGCTTTAGCATGGCTTCTGCATCAAGGAGATGACGTGGTTCCAATACCTG GAACAACTAAGATTAAGAACCTAAATGCCAATATTCAATCCCTAGCAGTGAAGCTCACACCAGAAGATGTGAAGGAAATCGCGGATGCTATCCCTGTTGGTGAAGTCTGTGGAGAAAGAGAGCATGAAGTGATGTCTAAGTACAAGTACCGGTTAGCTAATACACCATTAAAGTAG
- the LOC132609182 gene encoding perakine reductase-like, whose translation MMKGVQLNSRCQKIVSKLGFGCLGLSGILNTPLSHEAGGSILKEAFNKGITFFDTSDLYGHDGHNEIMVGKALKQLPREQVQLATKFGLIISEDFQCHVKGTPEYVRQCCEESLKWLDVDYNDLYYPHRIDTTVPIEETVINFMEELKKLVEEGKIRYIGLSEASVDTIKRAHAVHPVTTGQMEYSLRTHEIEEDVIPLCRELGIGIVAYSPLGHGFFGGKAVTESLPTGSMMGAHPRFNEQNLEKNKVLYSRFTNKAAKHGCTPPQLALAWLMHQGDDVVPIPGTTKIKNLNDNIQSLGVKLTPEDLKEITDSIPISEVFGERDHEVVSKYDYRFANTPLKQ comes from the exons ATGATGAAGGGGGTTCAATTGAATTCCCGTTGCCAGAAAATT GTCTCCAAGCTAGGCTTTGGTTGTTTAGGACTTTCAGGAATATTAAATACTCCTCTGTCACATGAAGCCGGAGGCTCAATCTTAAAGGAAGCATTCAATAAAGGCATCACCTTCTTTGACACATCTGATTTATATGGGCATGACGGTCACAATGAAATAATGGTTGGAAAG GCACTGAAGCAGCTTCCTCGTGAGCAAGTCCAACTGGCGACCAAATTTGGGCTGATAATTTCTGAGGACTTTCAGTGTCATGTCAAAGGCACTCCAGAATATGTACGGCAATGCTGTGAAGAAAGTCTTAAGTGGCTTGATGTAGACTACAATGATCTATATTATCCACACCGAATAGACACAACTGTGCCTATAGAGGAAACTGTAA TCAACTTCATGGAGGAGCTCAAGAAATTAGTCGAGGAGGGAAAGATTAGGTACATTGGCTTATCCGAAGCCAGTGTGGACACAATTAAAAGGGCACATGCAGTTCATCCCGTCACCACTGGACAAATGGAGTATTCTCTTCGGACTCATGAGATAGAAGAGGATGTAATTCCGCTTTGTA GGGAACTTGGCATTGGGATTGTTGCGTATAGCCCCCTCGGCCACGGGTTCTTTGGTGGGAAGGCAGTCACAGAAAGCTTGCCCACGGGAAGTATGATG GGTGCGCATCCAAGGTTTAATGAACAGAATTTGGAGAAGAACAAAGTTCTATACTCACGATTCACTAACAAAGCAGCAAAGCATGGCTGCACACCTCCTCAACTAGCTTTAGCGTGGCTTATGCATCAGGGAGACGATGTAGTTCCAATACCTG GGACAACAAAGATCAAGAACCTCAATGACAACATCCAGTCTCTAGGGGTGAAACTAACACCAGAGGATTTGAAGGAAATTACTGACTCTATTCCTATTAGTGAAGTCTTTGGAGAAAGAGACCATGAAGTGGTTTCAAAGTATGATTATCGGTTCGCTAATACACCATTAAAGCAGTAA
- the LOC132609982 gene encoding probable histone H2AXb yields MSSGAGAGKGGAGRGKPKASKSVSRSSKAGLQFPVGRIARFLKAGKYAERVGAGAPVYLSAVLEYLAAEVLELAGNAARDNKKNRIVPRHIQLAVRNDEELSKLLGHVTIANGGVLPNIHQNLLPKKAGSGKGDIGSASQEF; encoded by the exons ATGAGTTCAGGTGCAGGAGCAGGTAAAGGCGGCGCAGGAAGAGGAAAGCCGAAAGCATCGAAATCGGTGTCTAGATCTTCGAAAGCGGGTCTGCAGTTTCCTGTGGGAAGGATCGCTCGTTTTCTTAAGGCAGGAAAGTATGCTGAGCGTGTTGGTGCTGGTGCTCCTGTTTATCTATCTGCTGTCCTTGAATATCTCGCTGCTGAG GTGTTGGAGTTGGCTGGGAATGCAGCAAGGGACAACAAGAAGAATCGTATTGTGCCTAGGCACATTCAGTTGGCTGTGAGGAATGATGAGGAGCTGAGCAAGCTTTTGGGTCATGTTACTATTGCTAATGGTGGTGTTCTTCCTAACATTCACCAGAATCTATTACCTAAGAAGGCTGGCTCTGGAAAGGGTGATATTGGATCTGCATCTCAAGAGTTTTAG
- the LOC132610124 gene encoding early light-induced protein, chloroplastic-like: MTSFAMQSTILGSPVTSFSQSNNSLNKFVPSCNLPRLEKNSRLRVKCMSEPKPSTNFIDVPKPSTNFIDVFSFSGPAPERINGRLAMIGFVAAMGVELANGADLSAQLSSGGFSWFLGTSALLTLASLIPLFQGVTAESKSGRIMSSDAEIWNGRFAMLGLVALAFTEYVKGAGLFQV, from the exons ATGACTTCATTTGCCATGCAATCCACGATTTTGGGAAGTCCAGTCACAAGTTTTTCACAGAGTAATAATAGCCTGAATAAGTTTGTTCCTAGCTGTAACTTGCCACGCCTTGAGAAGAATTCACGTCTTCGTGTTAAGTGTATGTCCGAG CCAAAGCCAAGCACCAATTTCATCGACGTGCCAAAGCCAAGCACCAATTTCATCGACGTATTCTCATTCAGTGGTCCAGCACCTGAGAGGATCAACGGTAGGTTAGCAATGATTGGATTTGTAGCAGCCATGGGTGTTGAGCTAGCCAACGGTGCTGATTTATCCGCTCAGTTATCAAGTGGTGGATTTTCTTGGTTTTTGGGAACAAGTGCTTTGCTAACTTTGGCTTCACTTATCCCACTGTTCCAAGGAGTTACTGCTGAATCCAAATCTGGTCGGATAATGAGTTCTGATGCTGAGATTTGGAATGGAAGATTCGCTATGTTAGGTTTAGTTGCTTTAGCTTTTACTGAATATGTTAAAGGAGCTGGCCTTTTCCAAGTCTGA